Proteins found in one Herbiconiux sp. A18JL235 genomic segment:
- a CDS encoding biopolymer transporter Tol has protein sequence MGETDAERWLVIDGRRWRRTDPELPPELVDALKSELGRGRAGVRAARRSDDGTRLSAARRRVDLAKRGLGERGPAWWDLSPIDRLSRAEAALAQLRSSGVSGAGNGNGNGGSHS, from the coding sequence ATCGGCGAGACGGATGCGGAGCGCTGGCTGGTGATCGACGGCCGCCGCTGGCGGCGCACCGACCCCGAACTCCCTCCCGAGCTCGTCGACGCGCTCAAGTCGGAGCTCGGCCGCGGCCGGGCCGGGGTGCGCGCAGCGCGCCGCTCCGACGACGGCACCCGGCTGAGCGCGGCGCGTCGGCGGGTCGACCTCGCGAAGCGGGGCCTCGGCGAGCGGGGGCCCGCCTGGTGGGATCTCTCCCCCATCGACCGGCTCAGCCGCGCCGAGGCCGCACTCGCCCAGCTGCGCAGCTCAGGCGTCAGCGGAGCCGGGAACGGGAACGGGAACGGCGGCAGCCACTCGTGA
- a CDS encoding DUF3253 domain-containing protein has translation MTSLAADDLGTRLESTILDLLARRAPSTICPSDAARAAVEGTDEPWRPLMEPVRDAARRLVARGEVEVTQHGEVIDPTSPKGPIRIRLTER, from the coding sequence GTGACGAGCCTGGCCGCCGACGACCTCGGCACCCGCCTCGAGTCGACAATCCTCGACCTCCTCGCCCGGCGCGCCCCCTCGACCATCTGCCCCTCCGACGCGGCCCGCGCCGCGGTCGAAGGAACCGACGAGCCCTGGCGCCCCCTCATGGAACCCGTCCGCGACGCCGCCCGTCGCCTCGTCGCCCGCGGTGAGGTCGAGGTCACCCAGCACGGCGAGGTCATCGACCCCACGTCCCCGAAGGGCCCCATTCGCATCCGCCTCACGGAGCGCTGA
- a CDS encoding PrsW family intramembrane metalloprotease, which translates to MSTASELDTRTPWWNPVWRLAQPMSWLLVPLTLAGVVALLWYRLPSFVADPVVTIAAVLAQVVLGGLLFLLLRAVDPLRSLGRPRILLVTAVAWGGGLCVFLSGFLNEQIDAIGAKLGLASGLILSAPIIEEGVKLLGVLALIGVGRRWVRDPIDGLVLGAAVGIGFLTVENVTYALTASSDAVAADFPVWEAVTQSLLVRGALGVGSHSLYAGIAGFGLAALIVGHQRRRTGRGVLVFAASLVTVLAAHLLWDAEWGLASPANVVPPAIIAAALVVIAAVLLVRARRRVRERGLVPAADRAARAGDTVSE; encoded by the coding sequence ATGAGCACCGCATCCGAGCTCGACACCCGCACACCGTGGTGGAACCCGGTCTGGCGCCTCGCCCAGCCGATGAGCTGGCTGCTCGTCCCGCTCACGCTCGCGGGCGTCGTCGCCCTGCTCTGGTACCGCCTCCCGAGCTTCGTCGCCGATCCGGTGGTGACGATCGCCGCCGTGCTGGCCCAGGTGGTGCTGGGGGGCCTGCTGTTCCTGCTGCTGCGGGCCGTCGACCCGTTGCGTTCCCTCGGCAGGCCGCGCATCCTCTTGGTCACCGCGGTGGCCTGGGGCGGCGGGCTCTGCGTCTTCCTCTCCGGGTTCCTCAACGAGCAGATCGACGCGATCGGGGCGAAGCTCGGTCTGGCGAGCGGCCTCATCCTCTCGGCACCGATCATCGAGGAGGGCGTCAAGCTGCTCGGGGTGCTCGCCCTCATCGGGGTGGGGCGGCGCTGGGTGCGCGACCCGATCGACGGTCTCGTGCTCGGCGCGGCGGTGGGCATCGGCTTCCTGACGGTCGAGAACGTCACCTACGCCCTCACCGCGTCGAGCGACGCCGTCGCCGCCGACTTTCCGGTGTGGGAGGCGGTGACGCAGAGTCTGCTCGTGCGCGGCGCGCTCGGCGTGGGGTCGCACTCGCTCTACGCGGGGATCGCCGGGTTCGGGCTGGCGGCGCTTATCGTCGGCCACCAGCGCCGACGCACGGGGCGCGGGGTGCTCGTGTTCGCGGCGTCGCTCGTGACCGTGCTCGCCGCCCATCTGCTGTGGGACGCGGAGTGGGGCCTCGCCTCGCCGGCGAACGTCGTCCCGCCGGCGATCATCGCGGCCGCCCTGGTCGTGATCGCCGCGGTGCTGCTCGTGCGGGCGCGCCGCCGGGTGCGCGAACGCGGCCTCGTACCCGCCGCCGACCGGGCTGCCCGGGCGGGAGACACCGTCTCGGAGTAG
- a CDS encoding uracil-DNA glycosylase family protein, with the protein MEFDRFRDEVAAHPSNDWARERGYAPLVVGSERSRVLIVSQAPGRRAQASGIPFDDPSGVRLRSWLGVSDEEFYDPDRLAIVPMDFYYPGKAASGDAPPRAGFAAQWHPRAFELLPSVRLTVLVGAYAQRRYLPSRPALSLTETVRAAGTRLPYFPIVHPSPLTQGWRLRNPWFETDTVPLLSRLVREALSAP; encoded by the coding sequence ATGGAGTTCGATCGGTTCCGCGACGAGGTGGCGGCCCACCCCTCGAACGACTGGGCGCGCGAGCGGGGGTACGCGCCGCTCGTGGTGGGTTCTGAGCGCTCACGGGTGCTCATCGTGAGCCAGGCGCCCGGACGGCGGGCCCAGGCCAGCGGCATCCCCTTCGACGACCCGAGCGGTGTGCGCCTGCGCTCCTGGCTCGGAGTGAGCGACGAGGAGTTCTACGACCCCGACCGGCTCGCCATCGTTCCGATGGACTTCTACTACCCGGGCAAGGCGGCCAGCGGCGACGCGCCCCCGCGCGCCGGCTTCGCCGCCCAGTGGCACCCGCGGGCGTTCGAGCTGCTGCCCTCGGTGCGGCTCACGGTGCTGGTGGGCGCCTACGCCCAGCGCCGCTATCTCCCCTCACGGCCCGCGCTCTCGCTCACCGAGACCGTGCGCGCCGCCGGCACCCGGCTGCCGTACTTCCCGATCGTGCACCCGTCCCCCCTCACTCAGGGCTGGCGCCTGCGCAATCCCTGGTTCGAGACCGACACCGTCCCCCTCCTCAGTCGCCTGGTGCGTGAGGCCCTCAGCGCTCCGTGA